A genomic region of Elephas maximus indicus isolate mEleMax1 chromosome 10, mEleMax1 primary haplotype, whole genome shotgun sequence contains the following coding sequences:
- the LOC126084428 gene encoding olfactory receptor 4F4, with product MVTEFIFLGLSNSQELQVFLFVFFFVFYVGIVLGNLLIVITVASDSHLHSPMYFLLANLSLIDLCLSSVTAPKMTVDFFSKRKVISFKGCLGQIFLLHFFGGGELVILIAMAFDRYIAICKPLHYTTIMCGHVCVGIVAAAWGIGFLHSVSQLAFAVNLPFCGPNEVDSFYCDLPRVIKLACTDTYRLDIMVIANSGVLTVCSFVLLIISYTIILVTIQHHPSDRSSKALSTLTAHIIVVLLFFGPCIFIYAWPFPIEALDKFLAVFCSVVTPLLNPIIYTLRNKDMRAAMRRLRKRTMNCRIKS from the coding sequence ATGGTGACCGAGTTTATTTTTCTGGGGCTCTCCAATTCTCAGGAACTCCAGGTTTTCCTATTTGTATTCTTCTTTGTATTCTATGTAGGAATTGTGTTAGGAAACCTTCTCATTGTCATAACTGTGGCTTCTGACTCCCACCTTCACTCTCCCATGTACTTCCTGCTGGCCAACCTCTCACTCATTGATCTATGTCTGTCTTCAGTCACAGCCCCCAAGATGACTGTTGATTTTTTCAGTAAGCGTAAAGTCATCTCTTTCAAGGGCTGCCTTGGTCAGATATTTCTCCTTCACTTCTTTGGTGGGGGTGAGCTGGTGATCCTTATAGCTATGGCTTTTGACAGATACATAGCAATCTGTAAACCCCTGCACTACACCACAATTATGTGTGGCCATGTATGTGTGGGCATTGTTGCTGCTGCTTGGGGAATTGGCTTCCTCCACTCAGTGAGTCAGTTGGCCTTTGCAGTGAACTTACCCTTTTGTGGCCCCAATGAGGTGGACAGCTTTTACTGTGACCTTCCCAGGGTCATAAAACTCGCCTGCACAGACACCTACAGGTTAGATATCATGGTCATTGCTAACAGTGGCGTGCTCACTGTGTGTTCTTTTGTTCTCCTAATCATCTCCTATACTATCATTCTAGTGACTATCCAGCACCACCCTTCAGACAGGTCATCCAAGGCTCTGTCCACTTTGACTGCTCACATCATAGTAGTTCTTTTGTTCTTTGGACCATGTATCTTTATTTATGCCTGGCCATTCCCTATCGAGGCATTAGATAAATTCCTTGCTGTGTTTTGCTCTGTGGTCACTCCTCTCTTGAATCCAATAATATATACACTGCGGAACAAAGACATGAGAGCTGCAATGAGACGGCTGAGAAAACGGACTATGAATTGTAGGATAAAATCTTAG